AAAATTGatataatccaatttaatgaaaactaacgaatgatatttatcataaatgtattagtttggggaatttaatggttaaaaaattagttttggataaatttatcataggtataccaatttgagatttttgattatcaaaaaattagtttaaggtaaatttgatataagtgtactagtttcagatttttcgtaatattaaccttttctttttactatttttcaaacatatttcatGTGTTGATTTTGCTAGTATAAAATATGAAAACTATCAATGCaaggctttgtttgtttcttataaagtaaataatttggaaattttattcctaaaatgataGCTTATATCACtggatttaattagttaataaaaaataatttcatgatCAACAACAATTTCCGCTCCAATAATTTCATAAACGATAAAAAttagttcattcatttttatgagtgatataattgattattttaaagaaaatattttccgtagTACTTACTTTCCATGAGTTTTTTCTAGAGTGATTCGAAttagactcttttttttttaggattttttttttttatcaaacttaTTTCATGGGCCGTTTTTGTTAGTATCAAACATGGAAACTATTAATATAAGACTCCCTTTGTTTCccctaaaaatgaataattccgataatatttttcaaaaaatgatcgtTGACGAAAAACATTTTGTCATCCAcccgaaaatatttagacataaaagattattaataatgaaatcaatttttcttaataaattatttcaaatgatacaaatgattatttaaaaaaatatttgataaattattgatttttatgaaaacaaatgcaatttaaaaactttaaagaaaaaaagatctcTTTTGTCAATTACTCCCTTCTTCTCGGGCTCGAGCGCAGCCGCAGCGAGGCCCTGACCGACCCGTCGTCGGCTCACAAGCACGAAGCTAATCTTCCCCCACTCGGTGGCCGCTGCTTCAGGACAGAAATGTTTCATCTTTGAATGTCTGAACGATCGATCGATCCTGGCCTAAATGAATAACGCCGCAAAAGCAGCAGCTCTCATCAACGCTCGGGCACCTTGCCACCATGTCGGAGCCGCCTTCTTTCATTCCACCCCTGTCCTCGAACGCAAAAGACGCACCCACTGGGAACCCGTGAGTTGTCTTCATCCCTTAAAGAAAACAATTCTTCATGCGGGTTCTGCTCATGTTCTTTCGTATTGCTCTGTTGGGTCTTCTTGATTGGCAGTGAAAGAGGGAGAGCAGAGATTCGATGAAGTTGCGGGTTCCTGTTTAGTGTGGTCTTCGGGTGGGTATTGGGTTATTTGGGGAAATGTGGTTAAAGGGTTCATCTTTAAGTTGGATACGATTTGGGAAATTTCAGCTGGAATTGGGTTTATGGGATTTCGTTTGGTTTTTCTGATTGTTTAGGATTCGGTCCGCAGCAGTTCCTGAGGTTCTAATACTTCTATTTGCCATTGTCGGATGAAAGAACCATTTTTTCCCCCTCTTGGAAAATTTGGGTGTCCAATGGGTGAGGGTAGAAGTTGGAAATCGATAGAATTTGAGACAGTTTGGCTGAATAATGTTTACCGTGAGGTTTTTTAGTAGGATAAGGGAATACCAGAGGATTCTGCTAGTTCATTTGTGTGATTCTGTATGACATTAGTTTGAGAAGATTTTCGGTCATTCTGTTCCATAGTTTTTTTGGCTAACAGGTTATTTGGTCATTCTGTTCCTTGCTGGATTTTAATAGCTAACTTTTTCAGTTTGCTTCTTGCCAATTTAGATGACCCTTTAGTGATGATGAGATCTTCTTCCTTGTGACACTGTGGGTGGTCGAACTTAAACTGAATGATTGACTTCAATTATATGTGCAGAGATCTAACCAATATTCAAGAAGGTTCAGAAGATTGCATGCGAAGCAAACATTGCTAAGGAATGTAGATGCTTATGCTGATTTGATGTTCCAGGTTTGTTTCAATTGTACTTTATGACTATCTAGCAATTTGTGAAGTCATTCTGCGTGGTGTGAATTTGTTTCCACTTTCTTTTATTGAACTTCTTGATCAATCTAACGAGTTACAACCACTCGCCCAAGTTGAATAAAGGCATTGCTCTTTCACCTGATTCATTGGGTCTCTGGCCTTTGAAAGCAGAACATTATGCTAGGTCTTGATAGAAATTATGTACTTGGCTTTTCCCCCTTTCTTGCACCTCTCTGTTGTTATGTTTGTCCCTTTTATTTGGGATGAAATTCTTGTGAGTAGTGGAGTGAAAATCCTTGCGATGTGAAGTTTGACTTTGTTAATGAGTAGCTTTAGACTTTGCTTGCCATCTTTTAGATGTTATCAGTTCagatgagtttttcttttttgtacatCTATATTTGGATAATAGGCCTTAGATGTTCCTTTGCCTCGGGTAATTTATGTTTTAACACTGTCAACTTCAGTCAGAGCTATGTAGCTGAGCTCTTTCATATTAAGTAGATTGTGAAATTTTGCATTTCGGaaacctataaaaaaaaagtcaacactTTGCGTGTGGTGGAAAGGACTGAAAAGgattttttcttattcctttctAACCTTAATTAGCTGGCTAAGTCAGAagtatgttttaaaaaaattcctccTTATACTTGTGTCAGCATATGGAACTGGTTGGAACAAAACTTGCCTAAGGAATATTCAGTCTATTTTAACTTTAGCTAGCTGTATACATTAGAAGTATGTTTCTGAAAGTTATCCTAATGCATGATTAAACAGATGGGAACTTGTTGGAGCAAtatttaccatttttattttctaaacagGCATATGAGTTTCAGCTGAATCTCCTCAATCATTCACAATGTGGTAGTTTCTAACATTAAGTGATTTTACACGGTGTCTTCATTTGGTTGTCTTCAGAGATGGCAAGATGAGGCTGGTGAAGATGACCCGTTCCTCGGTAGGGGCTCCTCATGGTTTAAGCAGTACTGGACTAAGGGACCGAGGAGCGATAGGAGCAGAAGAAATGGACCTCAACATTGGGGTAGAGGTAAGAAAgcacaaaatttctatataCAGTGAATGATGTCTATTTGTAGCGGTAGCACATGTGGTGAAAATAATCCTTGCTCTGGGGCCTTCGTTTTTATAATGTTACTGAAGTGAGTGTTTGGGTGAATTAGATCTGAATAGTTAAAGCGTGCTACATATGACTTTTAAGATATCAGAAGTTGGATTTAAAGTTGCATGTTGATAGGGAAAAGCGGTTGGTTATCTTACTGTCCAACTACTTGTTAATAATCTTTTGTGGTGTTGTATTCAATAGGTTATATGATCTTTGTTAGGACAAAAATTCCAGTCAATTTTCGTACTTtgtcccatttgtcagtcaatATCTCGTATTCTTAGGAAAATCCTCATGCATCTCTTAAATAAGATGGTATACACTCGTCAATTCATATATAAACAACTCTCAAGCTTGTAGACAGTAGATTTCTCTATTTGTCATGTTGCTGTTGTACTCTTTTCAGGAGGTTTCCAATTCTGTGAAGAAGATTATGATGCTGATACAATTTTCAAGTCTGCCTTTGGTGGGAATAGATTCTACTTCTGTTCATTTCTTAATGATGATCCCCACTGGTGGGAAACAACGTCGAGCTACTCGAATAGAAATGGGAGATATGAGAAGTGGAGATTTTCCAGCTATGATGAGTATGACTCCTCATCAGAGTCTGGGGAATTCGAGGCAGAATCTTCTAATAGAATGGCCCTTGGTTTGAGTGCCTCGGGTCCTTTAAAGCTTGAAGATGTCAAGAATGCGTGAGTCTTCACTGAGATCTGTTTCTTTCAAATGCTTTACTTTGTCATGTTTCAAGATCTGAGCATGTTGGAGCGTGTTTGCATGTCTCTGATTTTGAGTCTTTGCTGACAATTCCAGATATCGAGCTTGTGCATTGAAATGGCATCCTGATCGTCACCATGGCTCTTCCAAGGTAAAATGAGATTTCCAAACTTAATTTCAGGAAATGCTTTAATTTGGAGTATGCAGCGGAGAGGCATCATGTGGCATCCATTTATACGGTTTTAGTGAATCTTGGAGAACTGACCTGCTAAGACCTTTGTGGTATCATTTAAACTTTTAAGAAAGGCATATTGTGGAAGGCCTTGGTAGTTGCTTGCTACTGTTGAAATATCATTAGTCTATGAGGTTCGTTTCAGCCTGTATGAACCTCCTCCACTTTATAGCTTAAGGTTTTGGGTTGAATTTTTAAACATACTATCATAGCCAAGTCTCAGTTTATCAcgtccatttaattaaaaagataTATGTAtccttttaattatattttttcaagCATGGTTATGGTCTGTCTTATTTCCTGAGAATCAATTCCACGCGTTTTGCTTCATCTAGTTTATAGTGAGCAGCGGTGTTAAAAGCATCCAACATTGCTTGTCCACAAGTTTCTTCTGACTCTTGTATTCACGTAGTCTAGATGCTAGCTCCACCTAATAACTTAACTTTTCGGTTGGGGCTTTCTAATCCTTCATATTCTGGATATCTTCTAGAAAATCTATTGGCTGTGAAAAATTCTATTCAATTTCGTGAGATTTTGTTTTTATCCCTTCCTTTCAGGACGTTGCTGAGGAGAAGTTCAAGCTTTGTAGTGCAGCATATCAGTCTCTATGTGATAAGCTGGCTGTGAACTGAGGATGCATCAGATGGTTCTTCAGATTCTGGACCCTGGAAGCATTAGAATCCACGGTAGATGCGAGGAACATGTGTTACATGCTAGCAACTACGCAAAATATGTTGGTCCTCATCCGTCTTTATAATTCTCATTGCATAAATCTTGAGAAGAGGTGTCAGTGCTGCCCGGTTGAGCAACCAGTGGCAGCCGAGGCTTTGCTATTTTTGATGTAATCACCATCAGTTTCGCAAACATTAGGAACTAATTAgcttttctttctcattctttATTGGCTAGTATCTAGCATAAAATAGGACTAATTTGTCATAACAGTCTGGCAGAGATTGGTGAAATTATAAGGTTTCATGAATCTAATGATTTCTCAGACATTTCTCAAGTGGACTAAAACCCAGGTTTCAGTTGGCGAGTTTATGGAATTTCTGGTGCCGGATCAATTGACAAGAACTGGTCCAGGCAACGTGGGACAACTATCAGGTCAGTCTATAAATGTGACTTGAGGATCACATTAGCTCGCAAGGAAATAACCGGGCGCTGATGGAAAGATCAAGCCCGGCCGTATGATATCTGGACGGCGTCACTGACCGACATTTGAATTTCAGGAGCCTTCTCTCGTCAACAGTTTGTGTGCTCAGTGAAGCCAGTCTAGGGTACAAGAGCATCTGAAAGAAGGAAGAGCAACGGTCTGTATGATGGGCTAACTAGTCTCAATTTTGGACCCGAACATTTTATTTTGTCTCGTGGAGAATCACCACCTTCAAATTTGGCCCTAGAGAGCTTTCTATCCAAATGTCGCCGCTAGAGATGTCACGCGGCAATTACACGTGTACGATGATCCCCCTATTCGTCTAGAGTCAAAGCAATCGATGTTTTCGAAAACAAGTGGTTCGTACTAAATGTACAAAGATAACTTTATTCAATAAGAGTAATTTCATGGTAATTTAACGACAAATttgatttatgaaaatgaattatCATTGTCGACACGACACTCAATTGGTTCCAAATCAAGGTTAAAAAAGGGCCATCGACAATGTTAgaagaaaccattttgaattttgCCGTCACTCTCACGAAAATATTTGGATTCAGCGTGAATTTTAGAATCCAATTGCAATCTTGTTTAAAGTTTTtatatttggaattgattccaGAACTAAGCTTAATTTACTTGGGTAAACAAAAACTAGTATATAGTTACTgataaaaaagtataaaaaaaaatcttaaacatattatattggtaccaatttaatccaaaaccttttaatattggtatcaattcagtctatccggtcaattttggcaggttggcgctgacgtggacgtcggccagacgctgacgtggacaatttttataattttttacaatttttttgaaatttttattaatattttattttattttctttttcattttcattttcttttctcccttctttctcCTTGGACTGTTCCGGTGGTGGTTGGCGAGCTCACCCGGCCTCTCCTAGGGCTGTGGGCAAAAGCAACCTCGCTTGTGGCTGGCAAGGCCAACGCGGCCATTGCCAGGGCGAAGGCGAGGGCCGCTAAGCCCTCGCCAACCGTCGGCtaggtcgcggccctcgctcggcctcgcccagggtCGTGGGTGAAGGCGGCCATCGCCAGGCCGATGTGCCTGATGATGGCCGCCTTCGCCCATGGTAAGGCTagggcgaggttggcctcgcctagatttgggctaAGCCGCCTCGCCTacggccctaggcgaggccgagcaaGGGCCATGACCCTCGCCGGCGGTTGGCAAGGGCTTAGCGGTCCTTGCCTCCGCCCCGGTGATGGTTGCCATGGCCTCGCCGATTGCAGGCAAGGCCGCCTTTACTTACGGTAAGGCAACCTCACTCAGATTCTAGCGAAGCCGTCTTGCTGGCAGCCCTAGGAGAGGctaggtgagggccacgaccctcgccggcAGCAAGTAAGGGCTTTGCGGCCACCGTCGGAATAGacca
The sequence above is drawn from the Eucalyptus grandis isolate ANBG69807.140 chromosome 11, ASM1654582v1, whole genome shotgun sequence genome and encodes:
- the LOC104425497 gene encoding uncharacterized protein LOC104425497, with protein sequence MNNAAKAAALINARAPCHHVGAAFFHSTPVLERKRRTHWEPRSNQYSRRFRRLHAKQTLLRNVDAYADLMFQRWQDEAGEDDPFLGRGSSWFKQYWTKGPRSDRSRRNGPQHWGRGGFQFCEEDYDADTIFKSAFGGNRFYFCSFLNDDPHWWETTSSYSNRNGRYEKWRFSSYDEYDSSSESGEFEAESSNRMALGLSASGPLKLEDVKNAYRACALKWHPDRHHGSSKDVAEEKFKLCSAAYQSLCDKLAVN